One Polyangiaceae bacterium genomic window carries:
- a CDS encoding galactokinase, with product MIIARSPLRISLGGGGTDLPSYYRQYGGFLIAGAINKHVYVSVHRTFEKRILVRYSKIEQVSTNSEIRHPIVREALELLGIREPQLEITTMADIPAGTGLGSSGSFGVSLLKALARFSRKTLSQRELAEMASHIEIDILREPVGKQDQYASALGGVNCYEFRPDESVVVTPLAVDEPVLVRFTQRLLLFCTGITREASSILKEQDDKSRAQSKEMIDNLHFIKNIGIESKRTLELGDLDAYGRLLDEHWQWKKKRSSKMTNSDIDRWYDIGREHGAIGGKLIGAGGGGFLMFYTPDPTPVRRAMEAEGLMELHYDFDYFGTTLL from the coding sequence ATGATCATCGCACGCAGTCCGTTACGAATCAGCTTGGGGGGCGGCGGGACGGACTTGCCGTCGTATTACCGGCAATATGGTGGGTTTCTCATCGCCGGCGCGATCAACAAGCACGTCTACGTGTCGGTGCATCGCACGTTCGAGAAACGCATTTTGGTGCGGTATTCGAAAATCGAGCAAGTGTCGACGAACTCGGAGATCCGGCATCCCATCGTGCGTGAAGCTTTGGAGCTTCTTGGAATCCGCGAACCGCAGCTCGAAATCACGACGATGGCGGACATTCCTGCCGGCACGGGGCTGGGGTCGTCGGGAAGTTTCGGCGTGTCGCTGCTGAAAGCGCTCGCTCGGTTTTCGCGCAAAACACTTTCGCAGCGCGAGCTTGCGGAGATGGCGTCGCACATCGAAATCGACATTTTGCGCGAGCCGGTGGGCAAACAGGACCAATATGCGTCCGCGCTGGGCGGCGTGAATTGTTATGAATTCCGGCCGGATGAATCGGTCGTCGTGACGCCGCTCGCCGTGGACGAACCGGTGCTCGTGCGATTCACGCAGCGGCTGCTGCTTTTTTGTACGGGCATCACGCGTGAAGCGTCGTCCATTTTGAAGGAGCAGGACGACAAGAGCCGCGCGCAGAGCAAGGAGATGATCGACAACTTGCACTTCATCAAAAACATCGGCATCGAATCCAAACGAACGCTGGAGCTGGGCGATTTGGATGCTTATGGCCGGCTGCTCGACGAGCATTGGCAATGGAAGAAAAAGCGTTCGTCAAAAATGACGAATTCGGACATCGATCGCTGGTACGACATCGGTCGTGAGCACGGCGCGATCGGGGGAAAACTGATTGGTGCAGGAGGTGGCGGTTTTTTGATGTTTTACACGCCCGACCCGACGCCCGTTCGTCGCGCCATGGAAGCCGAAGGGCTCATGGAGCTGCATTACGACTTCGATTATTTCGGTACGACCTTGCTCTAG
- a CDS encoding GDP-mannose 4,6-dehydratase: MPTRYFITGGAGFIGSHLVERLLAKTDATITVFDNFLTGTEKHLEAVRNNPRLTVIRGDIREPELLGRSIAGHDIVYHFASNADIARAVVEPDIDFDNGTLLCRNVLEAMRKTGVRRIRFTSGSGVYGDIPPTPIPEDWPTMIPVSTYGAGKLAAEALISAYCFMFDFEGTVFRFANVVGPRQTHGVGYDFVRKLRANPNELLILGDGSQSKPYIHVYDVLDAFDTLERERRGPYEYFNVGTTDHITVREIADIVVREMGLSDVKYEFTGGPRGWKGDVPVYRLDTSKIRSRGWSSKYSSEGAVTDAIRSMIRETA, translated from the coding sequence ATGCCCACACGATACTTCATCACAGGCGGCGCAGGATTCATCGGGTCGCACCTCGTCGAACGGCTGCTGGCCAAAACCGATGCGACCATCACGGTCTTCGACAACTTTCTCACGGGCACGGAAAAACACCTCGAAGCGGTGCGAAATAATCCGCGACTGACGGTGATTCGAGGTGACATTCGCGAGCCGGAGCTGCTCGGGCGATCGATTGCGGGGCACGACATCGTGTACCACTTCGCGTCGAATGCGGACATTGCGCGGGCCGTGGTCGAGCCGGACATCGATTTCGACAATGGGACGCTTTTGTGCCGCAACGTGCTCGAAGCGATGCGCAAAACGGGGGTGCGGCGGATTCGATTCACGTCGGGCAGCGGCGTTTATGGGGACATTCCGCCGACGCCCATTCCCGAAGATTGGCCGACGATGATTCCCGTGTCGACGTATGGCGCCGGAAAACTCGCAGCCGAAGCCCTCATCAGTGCGTATTGTTTCATGTTCGATTTCGAGGGGACGGTGTTTCGATTCGCCAACGTGGTGGGTCCAAGACAAACCCATGGAGTGGGCTACGACTTCGTTCGAAAGCTTCGGGCCAATCCGAATGAGCTGCTCATTTTGGGCGATGGTTCCCAGAGCAAACCCTACATTCACGTGTACGATGTGCTCGATGCTTTCGACACACTGGAACGCGAGCGCCGCGGCCCGTACGAATACTTCAATGTTGGAACGACGGACCACATCACGGTACGAGAAATTGCGGACATCGTGGTGCGGGAAATGGGGTTGTCCGATGTGAAATACGAATTCACGGGGGGACCTCGAGGGTGGAAAGGCGACGTGCCGGTTTATCGGCTGGACACGTCGAAAATCCGATCGCGAGGGTGGTCGAGCAAGTATTCTTCGGAGGGTGCCGTCACGGATGCGATTCGATCGATGATACGCGAAACTGCTTAA
- a CDS encoding peptidylprolyl isomerase, translating into MRARHHLVALGLLALAALFPRPAEAIVVERIVAIVGDDPILLSELRGRAKPFLIQIQQRVRPGAEQAAAESEVFKDMLTKMIDERLEAQAAMRAGVSVTNEEIDNALRNIAAAQGISVSALLREAKARSGMPEQDYRDEIRRQILEGKMLQLRVRGRVRITEEDVRTMYERTVREEKKRRDYHPAWIVLQLVPGASPAVIEDRKKLAAEIVERARSGEDFAMLAQAYSDEAATRDAGGDLGLRTPQGSPAAKAGQRPVLAPEFENAVMTLEPGQISEPIAVDRGIVIFKLISRQASRYKSYEESKDEMVQRLQTEILEKAKRKWLEELNQRTRVEQRL; encoded by the coding sequence ATGCGTGCTCGTCATCACCTCGTGGCGCTCGGCCTGCTCGCTCTGGCTGCGCTCTTTCCGCGTCCGGCCGAAGCGATCGTCGTGGAACGAATCGTCGCCATCGTCGGAGATGATCCCATTCTGCTGTCGGAGCTGCGCGGCCGCGCAAAGCCGTTCCTGATTCAGATCCAGCAGCGCGTACGGCCCGGCGCCGAACAAGCCGCAGCGGAGTCGGAAGTCTTCAAGGACATGCTCACGAAGATGATCGACGAGCGGCTGGAAGCTCAAGCAGCCATGCGTGCGGGTGTGTCGGTGACGAACGAGGAGATCGACAACGCCCTACGCAACATTGCCGCAGCGCAAGGCATCAGCGTTTCGGCGCTCTTGCGCGAGGCAAAGGCGCGATCGGGCATGCCGGAGCAGGACTACCGCGACGAGATCCGACGCCAGATCCTCGAAGGAAAGATGTTGCAACTGCGCGTACGAGGGCGCGTGCGCATCACCGAGGAAGACGTACGCACGATGTACGAGCGGACGGTGCGTGAAGAGAAGAAGCGGCGTGATTACCACCCTGCGTGGATCGTGCTGCAGCTCGTGCCGGGAGCGAGTCCTGCGGTGATCGAGGATCGCAAGAAGCTTGCGGCCGAGATCGTGGAGCGAGCGCGAAGCGGGGAAGACTTCGCGATGCTTGCGCAGGCGTATTCGGATGAGGCGGCGACGCGTGATGCAGGCGGGGATCTCGGCCTTCGTACGCCGCAAGGTTCGCCCGCGGCGAAGGCAGGTCAGCGGCCGGTGCTCGCGCCGGAGTTCGAGAACGCGGTGATGACGCTCGAGCCGGGCCAGATATCGGAGCCGATCGCGGTGGACCGAGGCATCGTGATCTTCAAGCTCATCTCGCGGCAGGCGTCGCGCTACAAGAGCTACGAAGAGTCGAAAGACGAGATGGTGCAGCGGCTTCAGACGGAGATTTTGGAGAAGGCGAAGCGCAAGTGGCTGGAGGAGCTGAACCAGCGCACGCGCGTGGAGCAGAGGCTGTAG
- a CDS encoding type II toxin-antitoxin system RelE/ParE family toxin produces MKNLSFDREALAELTDAAEWYDRQRKGLGAQFLHEVDAALTHVRERPLLFPRLMICSEVELRRAVVKRFPYAVVFVLLGTEARILAVAHTKRREGYWLGRVRGLSED; encoded by the coding sequence TTGAAAAACCTTTCGTTCGATCGTGAAGCGCTTGCCGAACTAACCGACGCTGCCGAATGGTACGACAGGCAGCGAAAAGGCTTAGGGGCGCAATTTCTTCACGAAGTCGATGCAGCTCTCACACACGTGCGTGAACGCCCGCTGCTGTTTCCAAGGCTCATGATCTGTTCGGAAGTTGAGCTCAGACGTGCGGTAGTGAAGCGGTTTCCGTACGCTGTGGTCTTTGTTCTGCTCGGTACCGAAGCGCGGATTCTCGCTGTTGCACATACCAAACGGCGAGAAGGTTATTGGTTGGGACGCGTTCGCGGTTTGTCTGAGGACTAG
- a CDS encoding addiction module protein, with protein MAQKERLMQEVLELSAEDRREIADTLLASLVPDDERSDDEWCAEIERRARRALAGEPGVPWSDARATLERRFGSF; from the coding sequence ATGGCGCAGAAAGAACGTCTGATGCAGGAAGTGCTCGAGCTTTCCGCCGAAGATCGGCGCGAGATTGCCGATACGTTGTTGGCATCTCTCGTGCCCGACGACGAACGTTCAGACGACGAGTGGTGTGCCGAAATCGAGCGTCGCGCTCGGCGTGCACTTGCAGGCGAACCCGGGGTGCCTTGGAGTGATGCACGGGCAACGCTCGAACGGCGCTTTGGTTCGTTTTGA
- a CDS encoding prohibitin family protein, with product MATVRPFSSPPPGNFIKRIIAAAIVLAVAAIVLSSCLIRVDAGHVGIRVKLAGSSRGVDDIPVVTGWVFYNPLTEQLIRFPTSVQNVVWTRDAHEGGGRDDSITFSSQEGVNINADIGFSFHIEPSMAPHLYLRFRKSDLVDLANGYVRNAMREGFNMVASQMPVQDIYGAGKSKLVADVQKRMQDQLGKDGFVIDQLTINGALRLPENVASAINRAMEATQNAIQAENRVRQVKAEAEQAITQAEGQASAARARAKGEADAKLITAKAEARSNLILKYSMTPSVLQFRALERWNGRLPVMNGAGTLPMLTFDVDKLGKGGADDEKKLIELLGQEEEMEKREAEAKKAEEKAAKDAKDAVVKDAKAVEVPAPAKP from the coding sequence ATGGCGACAGTCCGTCCTTTCTCGAGCCCTCCTCCTGGAAACTTCATCAAACGCATCATCGCCGCAGCGATCGTGCTCGCGGTTGCTGCCATCGTCCTCTCGTCGTGCCTCATCCGTGTCGATGCGGGACACGTGGGCATTCGCGTCAAGCTTGCGGGCAGCTCGCGCGGCGTCGATGACATTCCCGTCGTCACCGGATGGGTCTTCTACAACCCGCTCACCGAGCAGCTCATCCGGTTTCCCACCAGCGTACAGAACGTCGTTTGGACGCGGGATGCGCACGAAGGCGGGGGCAGGGACGACTCGATCACGTTTTCATCGCAAGAAGGCGTGAACATCAACGCGGACATCGGTTTCTCGTTCCACATCGAGCCGTCGATGGCGCCGCATCTCTATTTGCGCTTCCGCAAGTCGGATCTCGTCGACCTTGCAAACGGCTACGTGCGCAACGCCATGCGTGAAGGGTTCAACATGGTCGCTTCGCAGATGCCCGTGCAAGACATCTACGGGGCTGGCAAATCGAAGCTCGTGGCGGACGTGCAGAAGCGGATGCAGGATCAGCTTGGCAAGGACGGGTTCGTCATCGACCAACTCACGATCAACGGTGCGCTGCGTTTGCCCGAGAACGTGGCGAGCGCGATCAACAGAGCGATGGAGGCGACGCAGAACGCGATCCAAGCGGAGAATCGCGTGCGCCAGGTGAAGGCCGAAGCGGAGCAAGCGATTACGCAGGCCGAGGGGCAAGCATCCGCGGCGCGTGCGCGAGCCAAAGGCGAAGCCGACGCAAAGCTCATCACGGCCAAGGCCGAAGCGCGGTCAAACCTCATCCTGAAGTACTCGATGACGCCGAGCGTGCTGCAATTCCGAGCGCTCGAAAGGTGGAACGGACGCCTCCCCGTGATGAATGGTGCAGGCACGTTGCCCATGCTGACGTTCGACGTGGACAAACTCGGCAAGGGCGGGGCCGACGACGAAAAGAAGTTGATCGAGCTTCTCGGTCAGGAAGAGGAGATGGAGAAGCGCGAGGCTGAAGCGAAGAAGGCGGAGGAGAAGGCCGCGAAGGATGCGAAGGACGCCGTCGTCAAGGATGCGAAAGCGGTCGAAGTGCCTGCGCCGGCGAAGCCGTGA